A region of Salvelinus namaycush isolate Seneca chromosome 9, SaNama_1.0, whole genome shotgun sequence DNA encodes the following proteins:
- the LOC120053356 gene encoding elongation of very long chain fatty acids protein 4-like: MASAWQSVQSMHQWMLENGDKRTDPWLLVYSPMPVASIFLLYLGVVWAGPKLMKHRQPVDLKAVLIVYNFAMVCLSVYMFHEFLVTSMLSNYSYLCQPVDYSTSPLAMRMAKACWWFFFSKVIELADTVFFILRKKNSQLTFLHVYHHGTMIFNWWAGAKYLAGGQSFCIGLLNTFVHTVMYSYYGLAALGPHMQKYLWWKRYLTSLQLLQFVLLTTHTGYNLFTECDFPDSMNAYVFFYCVSLILLFSNFYYQSYLSRKSKKT; encoded by the exons ATAAGAGGACAGATCCATGGTTACTGGTCTACTCTCCCATGCCAGTGGCTTCTATATTCCTCCTCTATCTCGGTGTGGTCTGGGCTGGGCCCAAGCTGATGAAACACAGGCAACCTGTTGACCTCAAGGCTGTGCTCATTGTCTACAACTTCGCCatggtctgcctgtctgtctacatGTTCCACGAG TTCTTGGTCACGTCCATGCTGTCTAACTACAGTTACTTGTGTCAACCTGTGGATTACAGTACTAGCCCACTGGCGATGAGG ATGGCCAAAGCATGCTGGTGGTTTTTCTTCTCCAAGGTCATAGAATTGGCTGACACG GTGTTTTTCATCCTGAGGAAGAAGAACAGTCAGCTGACCTTCCTGCATGTCTATCACCATGGCACCATGATCTTCAACTGGTGGGCAGGGGCGAAGTACCTGGCTGGAGGCCAAT cGTTCTGCATTGGTCTTCTCAACACCTTCGTCCACACTGTAATGTACTCCTACTACGGACTGGCTGCTCTTGGGCCTCACATGCAAAAGTACTTATGGTGGAAACGCTATCTGACGTCACTTCAGCTG CTCCAGTTTGTCCTGCTGACCACTCACACAGGCTACAACCTCTTCACTGAGTGTGACTTCCCAGACTCCATGAATGCCTATgtgtttttctactgtgtcaGCCTCATCCTACTCTTCAGCAACTTCTACTATCAGAGCTACCTCAGCAGGAAGAGCAAGAAGACGTGA